A stretch of Equus caballus isolate H_3958 breed thoroughbred chromosome 11, TB-T2T, whole genome shotgun sequence DNA encodes these proteins:
- the PSME3 gene encoding proteasome activator complex subunit 3 isoform X2: MASLLKVDQEVKLKVDSFRERITSEAEDLVANFFPKKLLELDSFLKEPILNIHDLTQIHSDMNLPVPDPILLTNSHDGLDGPTYKKRRLDECEEAFQGTKVFVMPNGMLKSNQQLVDIIEKVKPEIRLLIEKCNTVKMWVQLLIPRIEDGNNFGVSIQEETVAELRTVESEAASYLDQISRYYITRAKLVSKIAKYPHVEDYRRTVTEIDEKEYISLRLIISELRNQYVTLHDMILKNIEKIKRPRSSNAETLY; encoded by the exons ATGGCCTCGTTGCTGAAGGTGGATCAGGAAGTGAAGCTCAAG GTTGATTCTTTCAGGGAGCGGATCACAAGTGAG GCAGAAGACTTGGTGGcaaattttttcccaaagaagttgTTAGAACTTGATAGTTTTTTGAAG GAACCAATCCTAAACATCCATGACCTAACTCAGATCCACTCAGACATGAATCTCCCAGTCCCTGACCCCATTCTTCTCACCAATAGCCACGATGGACTGGACGGT CCCACTTACAAGAAGCGAAGGTTGGATGAATGTGAAGAGGCCTTCCAAG GAACCAAGGTGTTTGTGATGCCCAATGGGATGCTTAAAAGCAACCAGCAGCTCGTAGACATTATTGAGAAAGTGAAACCTGAGATCCGGCTGCTGATCGAGAAATGCAACACG GTCAAAATGTGGGTACAGCTTCTGATTCCTAGGATAGAAGATGGGAACAACTTTGGGGTGTCCATTCAG GAGGAGACAGTTGCAGAACTAAGAACCGTTGAGAGTGAAGCTGCATCTTATCTGGACCAGATTTCTAG ataTTATATTACAAGAGCCAAATTGGTTTCTAAAATAGCTAAATATCCCCATGTG GAGGACTATCGCCGCACCGTGACAGAGATTGATGAGAAAGAATATATCAGCCTTCGACTCATCATATCCGAGCTAAGGAATCAATAT GTCACTCTACATGACATGATCCTGAAAAATATCGAGAAGATCAAACGGCCCCGGAGCAGCAATGCCGAGACACTGTACtga
- the PSME3 gene encoding proteasome activator complex subunit 3 isoform X1 encodes MEKWIVKKIKYLQSGGLSASHCNYKVDSFRERITSEAEDLVANFFPKKLLELDSFLKEPILNIHDLTQIHSDMNLPVPDPILLTNSHDGLDGPTYKKRRLDECEEAFQGTKVFVMPNGMLKSNQQLVDIIEKVKPEIRLLIEKCNTVKMWVQLLIPRIEDGNNFGVSIQEETVAELRTVESEAASYLDQISRYYITRAKLVSKIAKYPHVEDYRRTVTEIDEKEYISLRLIISELRNQYVTLHDMILKNIEKIKRPRSSNAETLY; translated from the exons ATGGAGAAATGGATcgtcaaaaaaataaagtatttgcaGTCTGGGGGCCTTTCAGCTTCCCATTGCAATTACAAG GTTGATTCTTTCAGGGAGCGGATCACAAGTGAG GCAGAAGACTTGGTGGcaaattttttcccaaagaagttgTTAGAACTTGATAGTTTTTTGAAG GAACCAATCCTAAACATCCATGACCTAACTCAGATCCACTCAGACATGAATCTCCCAGTCCCTGACCCCATTCTTCTCACCAATAGCCACGATGGACTGGACGGT CCCACTTACAAGAAGCGAAGGTTGGATGAATGTGAAGAGGCCTTCCAAG GAACCAAGGTGTTTGTGATGCCCAATGGGATGCTTAAAAGCAACCAGCAGCTCGTAGACATTATTGAGAAAGTGAAACCTGAGATCCGGCTGCTGATCGAGAAATGCAACACG GTCAAAATGTGGGTACAGCTTCTGATTCCTAGGATAGAAGATGGGAACAACTTTGGGGTGTCCATTCAG GAGGAGACAGTTGCAGAACTAAGAACCGTTGAGAGTGAAGCTGCATCTTATCTGGACCAGATTTCTAG ataTTATATTACAAGAGCCAAATTGGTTTCTAAAATAGCTAAATATCCCCATGTG GAGGACTATCGCCGCACCGTGACAGAGATTGATGAGAAAGAATATATCAGCCTTCGACTCATCATATCCGAGCTAAGGAATCAATAT GTCACTCTACATGACATGATCCTGAAAAATATCGAGAAGATCAAACGGCCCCGGAGCAGCAATGCCGAGACACTGTACtga